A genome region from Festucalex cinctus isolate MCC-2025b chromosome 17, RoL_Fcin_1.0, whole genome shotgun sequence includes the following:
- the LOC144004522 gene encoding 7-methylguanosine phosphate-specific 5'-nucleotidase-like isoform X1 codes for MFGLKSCKRTVDSSVLLLKLVYKIPWLCTPLRTLVDIWPQVMSELSRTSVLMKQRDRVEETLKVMKQAGTASLHVISDFDMTLTRFAHNGKRVPTSHNILANRLLVDEECGKKMRELLNTYYPIEIDASRTVEEKLPFMVEWWTKVHNLLVEQKIRKELLAAAVRESTKSVTSMLRDGYKAFFDQLARGDVPLLIFSGGVGDVLEEVIRQHGVFHPNVHVIANYMDFDHAGVLRAFKGDLIHTFNKRESALSHVARFPELQARRSVLLLGDSLGDLNMAAGVPEPRRLLTVGFLNDQVDARRESYVNAFDIVVLAQDDSMDVPNAVLRFVMSSGRDS; via the exons ATGTTTGGATTGAAAAGTTGCAAACGCACCGTCGACAGCTCGGTGCTGCTTTTAAAACTG GTGTATAAAATTCCTTGGCTGTGCACACCATTGCGAACTCTCGTTGATATATGGCCACAG GTGATGTCAGAGCTGAGTCGGACCTCGGTGCTGATGAAGCAGCGCGACCGAGTGGAGGAAACGCTGAAGGTCATGAAACAAGCTGGCACCGCCAGTCTGCAT GTTATTTCTGACTTTGACATGACACTGACCAGATTCGCCCACAATGGCAAAAGAGTTCCAACATCTCACA ACATTCTGGCCAACAGGCTTTTGGTGGATGAAGAGTGTGGCAAAAAG ATGAGGGAGCTGTTGAACACTTACTATCCCATCGAGATCGATGCTAGCCGGACTGTTGAAGAGAAGCTGCCCTTTATGGTGGAGTG GTGGACAAAGGTTCACAATCTACTGGTGGAGCAGAAGATCAGGAAGGAACTTCTAGCCGCGGCTGTCAGGGAATCCACCAAGTCCGTCACATCCATGCTAAG GGATGGCTACAAGGCGTTCTTCGACCAACTGGCCCGTGGCGACGTCCCTCTTCTCATCTTCTCGGGCGGCGTCGGGGACGTGCTGGAGGAAGTGATCCGACAGCACGGCGTCTTCCATCCCAACGTTCACGTCATCGCCAACTACATGGACTTTGACCACGCT GGCGTCCTCCGGGCCTTCAAGGGCGATCTGATCCACACGTTCAACAAGCGCGAGAGCGCCCTGTCGCACGTCGCCCGCTTCCCCGAACTCCAGGCCCGACGCAGCGTGCTCCTGCTGGGGGACTCTCTGGGCGACCTCAACATGGCGGCCGGCGTGCCCGAGCCTCGTCGCCTCCTCACCGTCGGCTTCCTCAACGACCAG GTGGACGCAAGGAGGGAGTCGTACGTCAACGCCTTTGACATCGTGGTGCTGGCGCAGGACGACTCGATGGACGTGCCCAATGCCGTCCtcaggtttgtgatgtcatcaggACGCGACAGTTGA
- the LOC144004522 gene encoding 7-methylguanosine phosphate-specific 5'-nucleotidase-like isoform X2, producing MFGLKSCKRTVDSSVLLLKLVYKIPWLCTPLRTLVDIWPQVMSELSRTSVLMKQRDRVEETLKVMKQAGTASLHVISDFDMTLTRFAHNGKRVPTSHNILANRLLVDEECGKKMRELLNTYYPIEIDASRTVEEKLPFMVEWWTKVHNLLVEQKIRKELLAAAVRESTKSVTSMLRDGYKAFFDQLARGDVPLLIFSGGVGDVLEEVIRQHGVFHPNVHVIANYMDFDHAGVLRAFKGDLIHTFNKRESALSHVARFPELQARRSVLLLGDSLGDLNMAAGVPEPRRLLTVGFLNDQVDARRESYVNAFDIVVLAQDDSMDVPNAVLSVDVCP from the exons ATGTTTGGATTGAAAAGTTGCAAACGCACCGTCGACAGCTCGGTGCTGCTTTTAAAACTG GTGTATAAAATTCCTTGGCTGTGCACACCATTGCGAACTCTCGTTGATATATGGCCACAG GTGATGTCAGAGCTGAGTCGGACCTCGGTGCTGATGAAGCAGCGCGACCGAGTGGAGGAAACGCTGAAGGTCATGAAACAAGCTGGCACCGCCAGTCTGCAT GTTATTTCTGACTTTGACATGACACTGACCAGATTCGCCCACAATGGCAAAAGAGTTCCAACATCTCACA ACATTCTGGCCAACAGGCTTTTGGTGGATGAAGAGTGTGGCAAAAAG ATGAGGGAGCTGTTGAACACTTACTATCCCATCGAGATCGATGCTAGCCGGACTGTTGAAGAGAAGCTGCCCTTTATGGTGGAGTG GTGGACAAAGGTTCACAATCTACTGGTGGAGCAGAAGATCAGGAAGGAACTTCTAGCCGCGGCTGTCAGGGAATCCACCAAGTCCGTCACATCCATGCTAAG GGATGGCTACAAGGCGTTCTTCGACCAACTGGCCCGTGGCGACGTCCCTCTTCTCATCTTCTCGGGCGGCGTCGGGGACGTGCTGGAGGAAGTGATCCGACAGCACGGCGTCTTCCATCCCAACGTTCACGTCATCGCCAACTACATGGACTTTGACCACGCT GGCGTCCTCCGGGCCTTCAAGGGCGATCTGATCCACACGTTCAACAAGCGCGAGAGCGCCCTGTCGCACGTCGCCCGCTTCCCCGAACTCCAGGCCCGACGCAGCGTGCTCCTGCTGGGGGACTCTCTGGGCGACCTCAACATGGCGGCCGGCGTGCCCGAGCCTCGTCGCCTCCTCACCGTCGGCTTCCTCAACGACCAG GTGGACGCAAGGAGGGAGTCGTACGTCAACGCCTTTGACATCGTGGTGCTGGCGCAGGACGACTCGATGGACGTGCCCAATGCCGTCCtcag TGTTGACGTTTGTCCCTGA